The genomic segment GGCAGCCCACATATCCGATTGGACTTCGTCGTAGGGCAATCCCTtgagcagaaaaggagacaagtaGTACAGCGTCCCTACACGCGTGGACATCACGCCTCCGGAGAGTCCACCGCTCGACGCCGCCCGCAGGAACCGCTGCACGCAGCAAGAACAAATACCGTCCCTTTGCGTTTCAGTGGTGACAGCAGACACGCAACTGTCGTCCGCAGGTGACTGTTCCAGACAGTAAGGAAGGTACGCAGCATCTAACTAAAGGACGTTGCACCAAGAGACACCCCGCAGTCGCCTGACTGTCGTTGACAGGAGGATGGCACAACTGGACTTATCGTTGTTCAACGACCGTTGGGATCGCTGGTCTAGTCTGAGGAAGTATACACAACAGACGTGCAACGTTCACGCTCAGAAATGCTACCTGAAGACTCGGAGAAACCTGGACAGACCAAAGATAGGCAGATAACCTCGAGGCCTTTCCAAACACTTTCGTAAAAGAAACAACTGGAGCATACAAAAACCACTCTGTCCCCAAAGAGGGCAGAAACACCGGAAGACGATCGGGCGTTGAGAGAAATCAAGGCACAGAATCGCCGAACAACAGACCTTGGGAGATGAAATTGGCCGCGTCACGGAAAGGCCCAAATCCGCGCACTCCACGGGGAAAAGTGCAGAAGAAAATTGGTCGCTACGGCGTTAAATCGGCGCCATTCTGTCACCAGAACTAAGCGTGCAACACGGAACGTAGATCCCGTTTCCGGCGACAGGAAAACTGAGACCTGAACTCAAATCGGTTGGTTGCAGAGTTGTGGCCTTGCGAGGGACAGCAAATCCTTCCGTGATAATTGCCATAGAAGGTCTACCTAAATCTGCATGTTCTTAATGCCGGATTTGTACGGAGCCCGTGGTTCACAGGTAACTTGGCGACACGGCCAGGCGAGTTCTTCGTGAAAACCTCCAGCTATTTTACCATCCTCGAGTTGCGAGAAAAGTTAAATACTCAAGAGTACAAAAGCGGCTGTCCTCGCATGCGGGGCCGtgagtctccttcctgttgCGGCGTTTATTTACTTTTGTTTCCACCCTTGCTGCTCACCCTTCTCGTCGCCCGCTCGCCCCGAGCGGCGCCTCCAGGCGAGAATCGTCGAGCGAGTCCAAAGTCGGCAAGAATGATGCTGTCTGAGAACTTTGTCTCAGGCatgagagacgagaggagacacgccgGAAGGTCAGCAGAGGCCTCAGGCAACTGGCGCTCGTCCACTCCGAGGCCCGGAGCTGTCTCTGAGGAAGGGAGGGAAGACGACAGTCGGCTGTGTGTTTCCCCTTCCCTTTCCAGTACATCTGCCGGAGCGGGCGCTACGCCCTCTTCTGCAGGGGAAGAGTAGACGCGTGTAGATGAGCCATACGACAGACCGAAAGGAGAGGTGGACGGAGGCGACTGGAGAACGGACTCCGCCAGTTTCAGGGAAGACTTAGCCTCCCTTGCGGTTGATCTTTCTCCGGGGTGCGCACGGGTCTCCTGGGCCAagtcctcgccttcgtctctaCTCTTGAAGGGATGCACGAGGAGAATGTTTTCCAGTTTTAGGTCCCGATGAGCAATGCCCTTACGGTGGAGGTAAGACAGAGCTGACAGAAGCTGAGTCATGAAGCGAGCTGCTTGCAGCTCTGAGCAGATTGGTCTGTCGTCCACGAGAGAATCGAGATTTCCCCGCTCCTCCTCCTGGCCGTCTTTGCCAGCGCCGCCGCTCCGTCCCTCCTTCTCACGTCCTGCGCCTATCGCCACACCTTcatgcctctcctctccgtctccattGTCTCGGTCACCGCGACatctgtctcccctgtctctgtctccactaTCTCTGCCTCCACCGTCTCTTGGTCCGGCTGGGCGAGCCTCGTCGTCTGGCTGCTGCCCGGCCCGTTGGCGCGTCCGCGCGAAACGCGCGTCCTGGCGCGCATGGAGCCACGAGAGGAGGTCGCCCCCGCGGCAGTACTCCAGCACCAAGTAGATGTATTTGTGGTCCTCGAACGTTTCAAAGAGTCGGGCGATGTTGGGATGGTCCAGTTGCCGACAAAGTGCAATTTCCTTTCGGACCTGGGGCAGCTCGGCATGGTTTTCATCCTTGCAGACGCGCTTGACGACGCGCTCCAAACCGGAGAAGCGCTCCACAGCGGTTTGGACTTGGCACCATGTTCCAACCCCAATCACTTCGCCGAGCTGCAGGCCAAGTtccaagagaaagacgagcaCAAACGTGCATCGAAAGATTGACGTCGACACCCGAGTCACACAGACACAACCCAGTGAAGAAGCATGCTcgccagaaaaaaaggaacggGCAAAAAGGCGGGCGGAAAAGACCGAGGGAACAGGGAGAACCTCCAAAACGACGCAGCCACCAGAGACAGCCGCGACCGAGACCACGGCAAACACAAAATCGAGACAAACGGGACGACGTCGGCGATCACGAGCAAGTTGTGGATGTtagaagacgaaggacggTTTGGGTGTGTCACGTCGCTGCGAAACATCCACCGAAAAACATTTGAACATTTCTCTCGAAAGATTCGTGGACGGCTCTTCGCGTTTCACAGCCTCACACCAGCGTACCCTACAAGAGGTCGAAATGTAGTGACCTCTCCAGATTCGGACATTTTGGAAAAGCGACGACGAATCGCTCGTCACAGAAACAGCGACCCAGGTAGCCCTCAAGACGGAGAACCACGCAGACCAATCTCTCCCTTTCTACAAACATCTTTCCGCGCGACTCTTAAAAAAAATCTGCATGCCTGCACGCACATGCGTAGGCGTCCGGACACCTTGAGAGGCCGAAGCCTACATGGGTGGCCAACAACGCATCTGcatcaagagagagaggcgcacaATCTCACTCACTTATCGAGGGCGTCCCTCCAGTTATCCACGGAAGTATACGCAGGCACAACGAGAtggacagacacacagattCGCATCTTTTCAAGCAGAGATATACGCACGTTGACACCCATTTCTACTTACATGGTAGCAGGTGGTAATTGGAAGGGTACTGCTGCATATGAGTTGCTGCCGCTTGAGGACGCACCCTTCGCTGCGGACGCGTTTTAACTGTCCAGGGACGGAGAGTCGGTCTTCGTCACGGAGCTGCGCGACTGCTTGTCTTTTGGTGGAAGAATCTCGGGAGCCTGAATCCTCCCCGCGGCGTCGCTTCTGCTCGTCCTCTCGgccgctctctgcagaggcacTTTCCAAGACTCGCTCAGGCTCCGgcgcctcgcgcttctccagcGAAACGTGCGAGTCTTCGTCCCCATCTTGGGGGAGATCCAGAGGCCTCCGTTCCATCGCGCGAACGACCTCTTCAGCggtggggaagaagacggagaggcggggagaaaaacgactcAACACCGCGGACGCAACTAGAGTcggagcagcgagagacaaTCACGTGGAGCAGAGCACAGATCCTAACAGAGCGGGGAGGCTGTCTCGAGACGAGCGGGATACCTGCGCTtgagagggagacggcggCAATGAAATCAAGATCTCACCGTCGACAAAGCCTCTGTTTGATCCTCTCTACAGAAACGTACTTCGTCCAGGAATTTCACCACGATGTGGGCACTCTGCGTTCGCGGCATCATTCTACCACTTGAATCGAAAACGCCTTCCACTTGCTCTACACATCCTGAGCTGCACTCCAACGTCCACTGGGGACTTCGCGAGGCACGGTTTCATGGATCTGCTAGGGCGTCAGTTAGGCAACCAGTCCTTTCTATACGCAAGGCGGCCATGTAAATACTGCCGGGTATACGGAACAACAACAGACACGGATAACTCTGTTCCAGCCGCGGGTGTTTCTGTTCCACGACAACCCGTTCACGGCGCGCCGGACGGTCTAGTGGACCGACAGTCTCTTAAGAGTCACTTCTGCGGACGGAGCTTTCTTCTTGAATCTGCACATGAACGAAGCAAAAGAGCTTTCCATCCTTGCTTcgggaaaacggagaaaagggCGATTCCGCGGAGCCGAGCGGCACCCGCGCGGTGGGTGTTCGTGATCTCCGCGGGAacgcgagacggagaggagagacgggtCGCCACAAACGCAAGAATGGACGCGAGACACGCAACAACCTGCCGAAAGGCACGGAGGCACATGCTGCGCCGTGTTTACCGCGAAAAATCCACGCAGACACACTGATAACTGGGAGGATCTCATCCCCTCGCACGGCGGTTCCACTCACACGTATCGGAAAGGACGCACACAACGCTGTCAAGCATAGATCCAAGTCTGTACCAGCGCCGAGCGCGTGTGAAGTCGGTACAGAAGCGAGACCCCGATGTGCCGATTTCTTCGGGGTCTTGACGGGGAAGTGGAGGGACAAGCAGCGTCTCGACCGGCGCAAGGCCCGGCGAAAACGAAAATCGGCGGATGCACGAAAAGACTTTTCCTGCCGACCTGGAAGAATGATCGAGGCGGGCCAGCGGCACTGGAAGGTGTACAAGTCCGCTTTCTGCGTATGGTTTGTCTTGGTACCACAGTAAGTCCCTTGAAACGTGGAACTGTGCCCGCCGAAGAATCGGAGGAGTCGAGGGCAGCGAAAACGAGCCGAGACAGATGCAGGCGAGTGCAGCATTTGAAGAGGCATCCGCTTCCTCCAGAAGATTGACACCTGCAGTGACCTATCCCGTTCCCGGTGCTCTTGAGCCTTGACGTTCCGTTTCCATCCGTCAAAAACGCTTCATCAGGGAAAGCGCCGCGGAAATGGGTTCGCGACGCCCGCAGAACATTCGAAAACTGGGAGAACAGCTCGCGGCGGCCGTCTCCGCACCCACCTGACGTTCGGCGTCCGCGCGTTCTCTGGTCGCGTAAGCCGCGTCCCAGCTTTATCCTGCCGTTTTTATTATACAAATTGGCAGACCATTCCCAGCGCTGAACTTCCCGTCCGTACTGAGAACCGGCCACCGCGCAAACTCAAACCGGGCTACTCGCGCATAAACATATGGCTGTGAGCGAGCTGGCGTCGCGCGTTtagagagcgagagggcaTGCACAGCTGGTTTTCTCGCATGCGGCCCGCCGTCTCATCTTGTCTACGCAGATGCTGACACACGACGATTTTCTCTGGGGCCGACAGCGCCTTCTAGTGGAACAGAAATGGTGggttcctcgcttcttcccctgtAGATCTTGTCGTTCTTCCCTGCGGCTGGTTCTTCTGCTGTCCGTCGTCATACGACCTGCCTCCCCAGGGgaccctcttcttccgcgggAACGCCCGTCGTCGCCaccgtgtctcttcgtcgggGTGAAGGCCTGGACCGTTCAGCGTCCTCGCCCCACGGCAAATCTGCGAATCTCTTGACAAATCGCTGTGGCATAAACTCGTTTTCCACcattccttctcttctgtcctgCGTCCCCGCGTCCGCCATAAagcctctcccctcttccctCTGGGTGTCCGCCGCGGATTGTATGCTTTCTTCACCCTGACGCTTCCTTGTCTTGGGTTCTCGGTGCTCTGCATGTTCCTCAGTGTCTCGCTTTCACCTGAATGGCCTCATGCAAGTCTGCGGGCGAAGCTGTTCGTGACCGTTTTCACCTCCCGTCGATCCCCTCCGGCGAACGGCTGCGCCGCGCTCTCCTGGCTCTGTCCCAGCCTGTCTCCCAGTTTGTTTCCTCGGCTGCTTCTCCGAGTCTCCCCTCCCCAACTCCGAagcgcttctcttcacttgcctctctcagagcgcctctgcctctcccggCCGTTCTCTCCCGATCTCCTCCATCTGCATCCTCTTCTGCCGCGCCTCTTCCGGTGCTTTTTCGCGGACTTTCTTCCAAAATGGCAGCAGCTCCAGCAGCGCCTCAGTCGCGTGGTCGCCGCGACAAGCTTCTTAGCATCGAGGAGGCGATTCAGGCTCGGTGGGCCCGCGAAAATCCTTACGAGGTCGACGCGCCCTTGGATGCGGCAAAtgccgagaagaaaaagtatttctgcagcttccccTATCCGTACATGAATGGAAAGCTGCATCTGGGCCATGGCTTCACCTTGTGCAGGGCCGAGTTTCAGGCGCGTTtccagcgcatgcaaggcAAAAACATTCTCTGGCCCCTCGGCCTCCACTGCACAGGCATGCCGATTCTCGCCTGTGCCGACAAGCTGAAGCGAGAAATCGCCATGCGAAAAGCCGAACAAGATTGCGGCGAAAACGGCGAAAAGCGGGAACATGTGGAGGTAAACTGGAACTCTTCtgcgcgcgagaaaagacacgCAGTTCCCCAGATGTGCATTTGCACTCAAATGCTCACCTACGAGTCCCTTGtcatttatatatttatacttatatatatatatatatatatatatgtataaatcTGTACATGTGTATTACTGTGTGTACATGCGTGTGTCCAGCTGCCAGAATGTTGGAACATCCAGAGACAAGAATGTTTGCGCGTCTACGTATCTACGCCGTATCTACGCCGTATCTACGCAGACATTCACAGCGTCGTCTGTCCGTCATGCTGATAGGCGCAGTGCCGGACGTATCTCCGCAAGGATAGCCTGTGAACGaacttcttttctcgcaATTCGTTCCGCCTCAAATTACAGGAAGCCACTTGGTCTCTTCGGTGTGGAGGTTCAGAGAGCACTCTCGTCGCCGAAGCGAGGCGCCGCTGACGGCAGTCAAAGCAGCCAAAGCTGTGCGAGGCCTCACGTGGACTTCTCTGCATGGAGAAGCGCAAGAGCCGATGCACCTCGGACGCAGTCTGTGTATAGAACCACCCAAGTCTCAGTGTTTTCGTTCGCTCAGGGGTGCCCAGAAAGGATGGTCACGGTAGCAGTAGAAGGCGCGTGTACGGCGCAAGACCTTGCGAAGGCAAAGCGGTcctggaaaacgcagacgatTGGAGAGAACGACGTCTGTCGAGTGTGATAAGACGTGCATTGCTGTTTGTGTTGGTATCTTTTTTTCGTGACATATACGCAACAGTGCTGGTTTCGAGTTTATATTTGGAAGTCGTTCTGGGCCGGAGACTCCACGGGCGCTGTCGACGCTTCCACACTCGCGTGTGTACGTTTgcctcttgtctttttcagaGTGCAGAGAATAACAGCGCGGAGCAGCagaacggcgaggaagacgcaaagaagaaaaagtccAAGGTGGCCGCGAAGACCGGCAACGCTGTAAGGCCGTCCAAGCCCCCAACAGCTCTGTTCGATTCGTCCTGTGTTCTCCCAGgatttctttctgtttcctgttcGGTGCTCCTGTCTGCCGTCCATCGACTTCTGGCTCGGTCCACGCCGtcattttccttctcgtctcgagttcgctgctctgtctccactgttcGCCTCCTggttcgcgtctctcttctgtctcgccttctggcCACTCTGGCGGCCGCTGCGGACTCGTCGCTTATTGAGCGTCCTTCCTTCAGTCCGTGAGTCTTCTGCAGAGGAGGCACTtgtgtcgcctgtctctctttctttcagAAGACGCAGTGGGAAATCATGCTCGGCATGGGCATCCCCGAGGCAGAGatcgccgccttcgccgacGCGCAGCACTGGCTGCGCTACTTTCCGCCGCTTGCGAAGCGCGACGTAACTCGAATGGGCTTCGGAATCGACTGGCGAAGGTCGTTCGTGACGACGGATGTGAACCCGTTCTACGACGCCTTCATTCGGTGGCAATTCAATACTCTCATGGTGAACATCTCCCCTCACCTCGTCTTCCGGTggtctccctcctcgtctcccatcaacacatgcatatgcatacacatgcacatgcatacatataccACATAGggacaaatatatatatatatatatatatatatatatatatatatttgttgGTATTCTTGTGTGCACAGCTGTTCGTGGAGGGAGGTACGTAAGAATGTAAAAGaggcacatgcatgcacagccatacatacatatatatatatatatatatatgtataaatgtgCGCCTATGTAGATGTTGAAGGGCATAGGACTACCTATTTCCTGCAACCAGGAAGTATTTTCTCTCCATGGAGTGTTTGAGCCAGATGTCGACGGGCGTTCCGCGTGGAGAGGGCCAAGGCCAGAGTGCAACAGGCTTGTTTGAAGAGCCGTGTGGACGGATTGTGCGTACAGAAGCGCGGAAAGCTCAAGTTCGGCATGCGAGCGACGATCCTCAgtcggcgagagaagcaagccTGCGCAGACCACGACCGAGCGAGTGGTGAAGGTGTCGGGCCGCAAGAGTACACAGTCGTCAAACTTTTTCTTcaaggagagaaaatgcGAGAGGCGCCAGTTCCGCAGCACCAGCCACTTGTCCAGCTGCTCGAAGCGGTGAAGGCGTACGGCGCCAAGAAGGTCTCCCTCGTCGCCGCGACTCTCAGACCCGAAACGATGTACGGCCAGACCAACTGCTACGTTCTTCCCGAGGGAAAGTAAGTCGTGGAAAAGGGTCAAGAGCGAAGAGCCAAGGGAACTCCGCGGCCCAGTGTTCGTCATCagatgaagagaagacgagctcACGAAAACGATGTGTATCGAATGTTTTAATGTCGCAGCACTGACCTAGAGAATACCAGACGGTTGTGAACAGGACAACTGAGTCCAGCAGgggtagagagagacagagtcaTAGGAGACTCAGGCGTGACTTCGAAGTGTGTTTTGGAGATGAATGCATgtggaaaacgagaaaggaatGCATGCGTGAAGGTTGCTCTAGGTCTGATATGTGTGCACGTTTTCCAAGTAAGTGCTTTCAGAAATTCAACGCGTAGAGACTTTTCGTTCCTgctctcttgccttctctccaggcTTGCCGTGTTTATCCACCCGTTCCGCAtatctttctctgtcgacgtgcatgcgctttcaAGCGTCTCCATTTGCTGGTGTCAATTCGTCGCAGATACGGCTTGTATTTGGCGTTCACGAATCCAAAGAAGAGCCTGGACaaggcggaagaaggcgacggcgggGCGCAAGCGGCCGAGTCCGAGGAAGAGTTCGAGACGCTGATGACTCGCGAAGAAGCTCTAAGTACATGCACAGAAGTCTTTATCTGCAGCGAGCGATCTGCTCTCAACATGGCCTACCAGGGCTGGCTGCCTATGCAGGCCGCCGAAGACCCTGACGCCTTGCCGGTGCCACACTGCCTCGGAACGGTTGACGGCATGAACCTCATTGGTCTCCCACTCACTGCCCCTAACGCGACGTACCCAACGATCTACGCTCTCCCCATGCTAACAATTTCCATGAACAAGGGTAAGCTGCACAACCTCGACAGCTGCGAACCTAAATGTCACGCTTTCACACACAcgagatatacatatatatatatatatatatatatatatgtaaatacaGTTGCATACTTGTGTGTTATGTGAGGGTGTATCCACATACGTGGATATGCATAGACCTAGATGCATGTTGGAGGCATATGTGCAGgagtatacatacatacatagatacatatacatatatatatatgtatatttatactTATGTATATTCAGAACACTGTCCGTACAGATATTTAGCTGGAGAATCTGTGGGACACTCTCCGACCATTTCGCTTTCACCACAGACATATCTCCATTTGTGCACGGAGAGCAAATATGTGTGTTTATCTGTAGGGACGGGTGTGGTGATGTCTGTTCCGAGCGACGCGCCGGACGACTACATGGCGTTGCAGGACATTAAGAACAAGCCGGATTTCTTCAAGGACCGCTACGGGGTGTTGCCCGAGTGGGTGGGGCCGTTCGAGCCTGTGGCAATCATCGACATTCCAGACTTGGGGGCGCTGCCGGCCGTGACGCTgtgcaaagagaagaaagtcgcGAGTCAGAAAGATACGCAGAAGCTGCAAGAGATCAAAGAGGAGGTCTACAAGAAAGGCTTCTACGACGGCGTGCTCCTTGTCGGCCCGTGCGCAGGCCAGAAGGTTGCTGACGCCAAGACCGTCATCCGAGACCAACTGATCGAACGCAAGGAAGCGCTCCGGTACTTCGAACCGGAGAAGCCTGTGGTGGCCAGGAGTGGCGACGAgtgcgtcgtcgccttcatGCATCAGTGGTACCTCGACTATGGcgaagaaaagtggagagagaccgtCGAGGCGTACATCAACTCCGAGCAATTCCAAACGTTCTCGCCCCAGGTCAGAAACAACGCATTTCTTATGCGCTTGAATGCACGCCCGACCTCGCCGAGGAATGGGTGCGGAAACTGAAAAAAGATTTGCGATGGatgccgtctcttctcgatACCCTCTTTATGGGGCATTCGTAACTACATCCACACGCAAAGACCAGTTGGCGTCTCTACAACGTCAGGCCCATTTCGccatataaataaatatatacatatgctCATTTACGTGTGTGAGTGTCATGGTGAGGATGTGCGTCAGTTTTGATGTGGATACATTTATAGGTGTTTGTTTTCAGAGGATATCAAAGTATGTATACTGAGGGGAATGAAAAGGGCGCTGTTTTTCTGGAACGTTCGCCTTCGGCGACAAACGCGTGGTTGGGTGTGCGGCGTTTGCGGTGACGACAAGGCGTAGTGGACGTCGCCTGCGGACTTGGTTGTGTCTATCTGCAACGTTGTCTACCTCTCCTCGATTTCattcgttttcgttttctctggttttcttcgtttcgcctCTGCAGGTGCTACACCAGTTCAAACACGTCGTCGGCTGGCTGCGCGAGTGGGCCTGCAGCCGCAGTTACGGCCTTGGCACTTACCTTCCGTGGACGAAGGATTCCTCGCGCCCGGTGCTCATTGAGTCGCTTTCAGACTCGACGATTTACATGGCCTATTACGCCATTGCACACCTTCTGCAGGTACCTTTCCTACGCCGCGTCGACAgaatgcatgtgcatgtgcatgcaagtaTCTTTCCACACAAAGCCGCCACGTTGCTTGACCGAGGAGTGGCTTTTCAAAGGAGGAGCAAACAGGTGTaggtttcttttctcgaatCGCCAGTGCAGGTCGTCTGGTCTCATCGGGGTCCTGTCTCGTATGTCGTCTGTGTCTTGcgcgtttttcgcgttttctcagGGAAATGACATGTATGGCCAGGCGAAAGGCCCCCTGGGCATCGCTGTGGAGCAGCTGACCGACGAAGTCTTTGACTACGTCTTCGCACAAACCGACGACCTGCCGAAGGGATCGACCATCCCGGCGGAGCACCTGAAGGTAAAACGAGCCGCAAAACTGGAAGTTGAAGCGGGAGCAGCCCAAACAACGCGGATCCACAGAGAGTGAAGTGAATCGTCTTAACTTGCTGTCAGTTTCGCGTGCAAGGTAGTTCTGTATCCGTGATGTCTCAGCAAGTATTTTGAACAAGCTGCGTACATGCAAACGAGAAAATACATGTATCTCATACCTTTGTGTCTGTTTATACATGGTTGTATCTACTCCGCTTCGATCGGTAGAGAGATACGGCCACAGAACAGCATATCCCGGATGGAAAgctctccacttccttcCACGGTTTTTCGCAGAAGAGCCGAGCACGCATGTGGTAGCAGAGAAGGAGTCCCCATATTcgtcgctttttctcgggGCTACTCTTTCTGCAGCGCATGCGCAACGAATTCGAGTACTGGTACCCTCTGGACCTGCGCGTGAGTGGGAAGGACCTCATCTTCAACCACCTCACGTTTTCGCTGTACAGCCACGCGGCGATATGGCCTCACCGCCCGGATCTCTGGCCCAGGTAGAAAATCGAGACAGAAACTGGAAAAGTGACAGTGTGGAACGAAGAAACCATGTTTGAAAGGGGGATTCAGTGCGAGGGATGCGAGGAGCTTTCTAGAGGATCTGTATCGACAAGCTGTAAACTTTGTACGCAATTGCCTATATTAGGCTGACTTCTACCCGAACAAAGCGACAAATTGAAGGTGTATGCATTGCCGTCGTCTCACGAACTCTAAAAAACGCAGCTCAGCTCTAAACAAATGTGTCAAAATAAACTTTTTAGTGAACCTGAAACTTCACCTGCACTCTATAACACAGTCGGGGCCAAGTAGACGCACGGGCGGCCACACGGTAGTTAATGGCGAGTCAGGAGCTGCGCGCCTTCTCATTGGTGACGTGTGGAGTGTTCGCTGGAGTCTCCGTGACGCGGAAAAGACTGATGACGGGGGACGAGACGGTGAGGGGTGGGTGTGTGTTTGCATTCAGCAGCGGACCTAGAACGGTTGTCTCTCGCAGTCCTCTTGGTTCTGTCTTTTCGACCTAAGTTGGGTGTCGTAGGTTGTGCACACCGGAAACACACTGTCTGCCTCCAGTACCACACGTGAGCCCTTGGCACCTTGACGGACTTCGCGCGTATGGTTCAGCGTTTAAATGTTTGCTGCGTAGCTTACGGGCGGAAGTGGAATGGGCGGGTTGCCAGTCCTCGTGTGCGAACTTTCAGGGCCTTTGTGTGCAACGGCCACATCATGGTCGATGCACAAAAGATGAGCAAGAGCTTGGGGAATTTCATTTCCATTGAAGACGGCATCAAAGAATTCACTGCCGATGCCATGCGGGTCGCCCTCGCCGACGCAGGTACAAGAACAGTGTTTTTTTCGGTGATTCTCATCCTACGAAGCTGCGCATCAAGGTCCATAGTCTCTCCTTGGCACTCAtgggcatatatatatatatgtatatgtacgtTCGTGTATGCAGTACATCTGTTTAGATCGAGTGTGGGGTAGGAGTCTTTaaacatatgtatatttatggGCGTCGTTACACATTTGTAAGCGTCAGTGTGGAGCTTCCACTGAGGCAAGTCTTTGCGTGATGCGTGCGTTGATTATCCCTCGACTCTTGTATGCATCTGTGTTTTCTCGTGTTTCTTCTGAGCCCCAATTCAGTTCGATGCTTCGTTCCCATCGCTTGATTCTGTGTCCTCTCCCGCATACTACGCAGACACCTGTTCTACCAACTTGTCTCTCCAACGTAGGGGCTACGCCTCCGTCagttcctttccttctccttctgctttcgGCGGTTTCCCGCGTTACGAGCGCTGCACTTCTTTCTTGGCGTTGCTTTGCCTCCTGTGTGACTTCACTTGCTGCTCTTTTTCAACGGTTTGACATTTCTCCGTCACAGGTGACACCACGGACGACGCGAAC from the Toxoplasma gondii ME49 chromosome IX, whole genome shotgun sequence genome contains:
- a CDS encoding hypothetical protein (encoded by transcript TGME49_292070) — protein: MPLQMLHSPASVSARFRCPRLLRFFGGHSSTFQGTYCGTKTNHTQKADLYTFQCRWPASIILPGRQEKSFRASADFRFRRALRRSRRCLSLHFPVKTPKKSAHRGLASVPTSHALGAGTDLDLCLTALCASFPIRVSGTAVRGDEILPVISVSAWIFRGKHGAACASVPFGRLLRVSRPFLRLWRPVSPLRLAFPRRSRTPTARVPLGSAESPFSPFSRSKDGKLFCFVHVQIQEESSVRRSDS
- a CDS encoding leucyl-tRNA synthetase (encoded by transcript TGME49_292080) — its product is MASCKSAGEAVRDRFHLPSIPSGERLRRALLALSQPVSQFVSSAASPSLPSPTPKRFSSLASLRAPLPLPAVLSRSPPSASSSAAPLPVLFRGLSSKMAAAPAAPQSRGRRDKLLSIEEAIQARWARENPYEVDAPLDAANAEKKKYFCSFPYPYMNGKLHLGHGFTLCRAEFQARFQRMQGKNILWPLGLHCTGMPILACADKLKREIAMRKAEQDCGENGEKREHVESAENNSAEQQNGEEDAKKKKSKVAAKTGNAKTQWEIMLGMGIPEAEIAAFADAQHWLRYFPPLAKRDVTRMGFGIDWRRSFVTTDVNPFYDAFIRWQFNTLMKRGKLKFGMRATILSRREKQACADHDRASGEGVGPQEYTVVKLFLQGEKMREAPVPQHQPLVQLLEAVKAYGAKKVSLVAATLRPETMYGQTNCYVLPEGKYGLYLAFTNPKKSLDKAEEGDGGAQAAESEEEFETLMTREEALSTCTEVFICSERSALNMAYQGWLPMQAAEDPDALPVPHCLGTVDGMNLIGLPLTAPNATYPTIYALPMLTISMNKGTGVVMSVPSDAPDDYMALQDIKNKPDFFKDRYGVLPEWVGPFEPVAIIDIPDLGALPAVTLCKEKKVASQKDTQKLQEIKEEVYKKGFYDGVLLVGPCAGQKVADAKTVIRDQLIERKEALRYFEPEKPVVARSGDECVVAFMHQWYLDYGEEKWRETVEAYINSEQFQTFSPQVLHQFKHVVGWLREWACSRSYGLGTYLPWTKDSSRPVLIESLSDSTIYMAYYAIAHLLQGNDMYGQAKGPLGIAVEQLTDEVFDYVFAQTDDLPKGSTIPAEHLKRMRNEFEYWYPLDLRVSGKDLIFNHLTFSLYSHAAIWPHRPDLWPRAFVCNGHIMVDAQKMSKSLGNFISIEDGIKEFTADAMRVALADAGDTTDDANFQRETANGTIMRLYLLEQFANEAVSGALPLRTGRYSDADRLFLNEIVTCTQEAKEAYEGFQYREALKKGLYEMHTRRDQYRLLCGEDHMHKDMVVTWLKTQCQTLAPIAPHICEHIWSEILKEPSLIVSSAWPTFPEHAQDPVLHRQFLLLLASVEDFRRTKDKAVQMLSGGKKKGQQPRPADQAAPALTHAVVYVAKEYPPLQQQVLTLLQKAPIHKGEDGAWCAGKEYMDIVKNDEGINALDKNAKKEAMAFASFQMRDELKAYGRSALDLRLPFDELNLLQSHQRYLQASLGLTEIVFLPSDEAHPKDDSPNRKLAKPGKPSIFFYVG